A segment of the Mogibacterium diversum genome:
AATACATAAAGAATGGTAATGTGGTATTCACATCATCAGTTGTTTCTGGAGGTCCAGGACATAGGACGAGAACAGGAATATTTAAGATAAACGGCAAGATGCGTAATGTCACGCTTAAAGGTCGTAACGATGACGGTTCAGACTATGAATCACCTGTAAGCTACTGGATGCCTTTCGATGGTGGAAATGGCCTTCATGATGCAACCTGGAGAGGTGCATTTGGTGGAGGTATTTATGTATCTAATGGTTCTCATGGCTGTGTTAATATGCCACCATCAATGGCTGCGCAGTTATTTGGGATTATTCCTGCAGGGACAATAGTATATGTGTATAATTAGCAATATGAGCAGATAGCTCGATATTTAAGAGTTTAAAAAATAAATATTTAAAAAGCGCTAGTATCAATTAAAAAATGATTGCTAGCGCTTTTCTAATGCAGATTTAAAACTTTATATTACTTATGTTCGAGAGCCTTCTTAACTCTATGCTTTCTGAGCGGTGAGTATAGAAGCCCGAGGCTGACATTATAAGCTATAAAAGCATAGACTGAATAAAATGCATGAGCGTGCTTGGATTTTAGTGTTTCGCCACGAACGATACCACCACAGCTTATCGAGTTATCTTTGCTTTCGGAAGCCTTGTGAACGGCTGAAATTAAATCATCGCAGCAGCATATATCATCTGAAAACAGAGTATAACCCATGCCAACATACTCGTAATCATGTGAATCGGATCCACCAAATGTAGGTTTATGGAAATCTTTAGCCAGAATCTGAGAAAAGTCATTTGCAGTTTCAGTTTCGCAAGCGTTAAACCCTTCGATGAAATCAAATTCCTTAACAAGAGCCCTGTTTCGCTTGAGCGTTTTAAAAAGCATCGCACTTGAGCTTCTGGTGCCAAACGGATGAGCAGGCCCGACTATGCCTCCGACCTGGTGTACAAGATTAATAAGCTTTTCAACCTTCATTCCACGCATCGTGAGTGCTTTTAAGTGAACGCCATCTGGCAAAATTACGATAAAGTGTCCAGCATCTCTCGTATCGTATTCGACACCTCTTATTACTCTAAATTTAATGTCTGGATTTTCTGATTTCCAGCGATTATATCCTCGGTAAGAATCATGATCAGTTACAAGCATCCCGTCATACCCTTTTGCAGAAAGCATTTTAACATATTCAGAGATTCTGACTTTGGCATCAATTGAGCCATACCTTGTATGGCAGTGCATATCAAATTTTAACAAAATAAACTTCCCCTAAAATTAAATTGTTCTAATTATATAACCTTATTATGTCAAAAATATGTAGAAATCAAAGCAAATACAAGTATATTGCATTGTTGTAGATCGCTGAATATATATTATTTATATTATTCAAATGATGCTTTGATCAGATTAGCGTCTTCGTCGATTGAATCGAGGTATATAACGGGAAGGTAAGACGCGATTTTTTTCTTGACAGGTTCTCTTGAGGCAATTGCCACACCAGCACCAACTACGTCTATATCGAACTCGGATAGGATTTCTGATACACCCTTCAGGCTTCCTCCACCGCGCATAAAATCATCTATGATTATAGCGCGCTTGTTTTGGGAAACCGCTCTTTTTGAGATAGACATTTTTTGTATTCTATCGTATGAGCCGGAGAAGTAGTTGATGCTTACGGTAGAACCCTCTGAATATTTTGCCTCGCGTCTAACAACTACCAAAGGCAAATTCATCATAAAAGCTACATCGGCGGCTAATGATATTCCTTTAGTCTCAACCGTTACGACATAATCAGCATTTAAATTTGCAAATTTGCCCGCAAAATAAGTGCCCATGCTGCGAGTTAACTGTCCGTCGAACATGATGTCTGAGGTGTATAAAAAGCTTCCTCCGAGAATCCTTGCCGGATCGGATAATTTATTTACAAGAGTCGTTTGTAGCTGTTTCAATCTATCATCTGATAACGCTGGTACATATCTTAATCCGCCGTTTGCTCCTTGGATTGTCTCAATCCTACCGATGCCCTCTGAGGCTATAATCTCTCCGGCAGTCGTAATATCTTCGCTGAGGCTAGATTTTGCAATATCGAATTTAGAGCAGAATTGATTATAAGAATACTGCTTACTTGGGTGAGAAAGAAGCTCGGTAATTAAGCTTCCAACACGCTTATTTTTCTTCATAGCAAATTCCTCCAATACCATTCATTTTACTGTTATTAGACCAAAAGTCAATTCGTGTTCTTATCGTGTTTAATGTCTTTTATTCGTTGAAATCATAAGGGATATGCCGTATAATTATTCGAGGTATTAATTAGCTTGGAGGTAAATAAAGTGGCTGACATTTCAAAGTTCAAGAGAATTCATTGCCTGGGTATT
Coding sequences within it:
- a CDS encoding PHP domain-containing protein, coding for MLKFDMHCHTRYGSIDAKVRISEYVKMLSAKGYDGMLVTDHDSYRGYNRWKSENPDIKFRVIRGVEYDTRDAGHFIVILPDGVHLKALTMRGMKVEKLINLVHQVGGIVGPAHPFGTRSSSAMLFKTLKRNRALVKEFDFIEGFNACETETANDFSQILAKDFHKPTFGGSDSHDYEYVGMGYTLFSDDICCCDDLISAVHKASESKDNSISCGGIVRGETLKSKHAHAFYSVYAFIAYNVSLGLLYSPLRKHRVKKALEHK
- the purR gene encoding pur operon repressor is translated as MKKNKRVGSLITELLSHPSKQYSYNQFCSKFDIAKSSLSEDITTAGEIIASEGIGRIETIQGANGGLRYVPALSDDRLKQLQTTLVNKLSDPARILGGSFLYTSDIMFDGQLTRSMGTYFAGKFANLNADYVVTVETKGISLAADVAFMMNLPLVVVRREAKYSEGSTVSINYFSGSYDRIQKMSISKRAVSQNKRAIIIDDFMRGGGSLKGVSEILSEFDIDVVGAGVAIASREPVKKKIASYLPVIYLDSIDEDANLIKASFE